In Agromyces archimandritae, one genomic interval encodes:
- a CDS encoding ACP S-malonyltransferase: MIVVVCPGQGSQTPGFLTPWLASDAARERVAELSAAAGIDLAEAGTLSDADTIRDTAVAQPLIVAAGLITLDALLADGRAERIGGIAGHSVGEITAAAGAGVLAGDEAMRFVAERGRAMAEAAAATPTGMSAVLGADEETLAPRLAELGLEAANFNGGGQIVVAGALDALDALKADPLPGTRVMPLQVAGAFHTRYMAPARERLAAVAANLEPADPGIRLWTNRDGSEVDSGERFVELLVGQVASPVRWDRCMESFAAAGVTGIIELAPAGALVGLAKRALKGVPAVAVKTPDDLTAAIQLIEQAA, encoded by the coding sequence GTGATCGTCGTCGTCTGCCCCGGACAGGGCTCGCAAACCCCCGGCTTCCTCACCCCCTGGCTCGCCTCGGATGCGGCGCGCGAACGCGTCGCCGAGCTGTCGGCAGCCGCCGGCATCGACCTCGCCGAAGCCGGCACCTTGAGCGATGCGGACACCATCCGGGATACGGCCGTCGCCCAGCCGCTCATCGTGGCCGCCGGCCTCATCACGCTCGACGCCCTCCTGGCCGACGGCCGCGCCGAACGCATCGGCGGCATCGCCGGGCACTCGGTCGGCGAGATCACCGCGGCGGCCGGCGCCGGCGTGCTCGCCGGCGACGAGGCGATGCGCTTCGTCGCCGAACGCGGCCGGGCGATGGCCGAGGCCGCAGCGGCGACCCCCACGGGCATGAGCGCCGTGCTCGGCGCCGACGAGGAGACCCTCGCCCCACGCCTGGCCGAGCTCGGCCTGGAGGCGGCGAACTTCAACGGCGGTGGGCAGATCGTCGTCGCCGGCGCCCTCGACGCGCTCGACGCGCTGAAGGCCGATCCGCTGCCCGGCACGCGCGTCATGCCGCTGCAGGTCGCCGGCGCGTTCCACACCCGCTACATGGCACCCGCCCGTGAGCGGCTCGCCGCGGTCGCCGCGAATCTCGAACCGGCCGACCCCGGCATCCGCCTCTGGACGAACCGAGACGGCAGCGAGGTCGACTCGGGCGAACGCTTCGTCGAGCTGCTCGTCGGCCAGGTCGCCTCCCCCGTGCGGTGGGACCGCTGCATGGAGTCCTTCGCGGCCGCAGGCGTCACCGGCATCATCGAACTCGCCCCGGCCGGCGCCCTCGTCGGCCTCGCGAAGCGCGCGCTGAAGGGCGTGCCCGCCGTGGCGGTGAAGACCCCCGACGATCTGACCGCCGCGATCCAGCTCATCGAGCAGGCCGCTTGA
- a CDS encoding beta-ketoacyl-ACP synthase III — MTTHPTLQQAHGPAYTRIYAIGAARGEMSVPNEDLIGPIDSSDEWIRQRTGIVTRSRAGDGVLAVDLATEAAREAIERSGVSPELIDLVIIATISNVQQTPSMAAVVADRVGANPAAAYDENAACAGYAYAVAQADSLIRTGLAHYALVIGAEKLSDVVDPTDRSISFLLGDGAGAVVIGPSEFPGISKTIWGSDGSKAGAVGMNRTLVDYRDGRGEWPTLRQEGQTVFRWAVWDMAKVAKQALDAAGISASDLAAFIPHQANMRIVDEFAKQLKLPETVAIARDIETTGNTSAASIPLATHRLLAEHPELSGGLALQIGFGAGLVFGAQVVVLP, encoded by the coding sequence ATGACGACACATCCCACCCTCCAGCAGGCGCACGGCCCCGCGTACACGCGCATCTACGCGATCGGTGCCGCACGCGGCGAGATGAGCGTGCCGAACGAGGATCTGATCGGCCCGATCGATTCGTCCGACGAGTGGATCCGCCAGCGCACCGGGATCGTCACCCGCAGCCGCGCGGGCGACGGCGTGCTCGCCGTGGACCTCGCGACCGAGGCTGCCCGCGAGGCGATCGAGCGCAGCGGGGTCTCCCCCGAGCTCATCGACCTCGTCATCATCGCGACGATCTCGAACGTGCAGCAGACCCCGTCGATGGCGGCCGTCGTCGCCGACCGCGTCGGCGCGAACCCCGCGGCCGCCTACGACGAGAACGCCGCATGCGCCGGCTACGCGTATGCCGTCGCGCAGGCCGACTCGCTCATCCGCACCGGGCTCGCCCACTACGCGCTCGTCATCGGCGCCGAGAAGCTCTCCGACGTCGTCGACCCGACCGACCGCTCCATCTCGTTCCTCCTCGGCGACGGCGCCGGCGCCGTCGTGATCGGCCCGAGCGAGTTCCCCGGCATCTCGAAGACGATCTGGGGCTCCGACGGTTCGAAGGCCGGCGCCGTCGGCATGAACCGCACTCTCGTCGACTACCGCGACGGCCGCGGCGAATGGCCCACGCTTCGCCAGGAGGGCCAGACGGTCTTCCGCTGGGCGGTGTGGGACATGGCCAAGGTCGCCAAGCAGGCGCTCGACGCCGCCGGGATCTCGGCATCCGACCTGGCCGCGTTCATCCCGCACCAGGCCAATATGCGCATCGTCGACGAGTTCGCGAAGCAGCTGAAGCTGCCGGAAACCGTCGCGATCGCCCGCGACATCGAGACGACCGGCAACACCTCGGCGGCATCCATCCCGCTGGCCACCCACCGGCTGCTCGCCGAGCATCCCGAGCTCTCGGGAGGCCTCGCCCTCCAGATCGGCTTCGGCGCCGGCCTCGTCTTCGGCGCCCAAGTCGTGGTTCTTCCCTGA
- a CDS encoding acyl carrier protein, which produces MAQSTEEVLAGLAELINDETGIATDTVELDKSFTDDLDIDSISMMTIVVNAEEKFDVKIPDEEVKNLKSVGDAVEFIVKAQA; this is translated from the coding sequence ATGGCCCAGTCCACCGAAGAAGTCCTCGCCGGCCTGGCCGAGCTCATCAACGACGAGACCGGCATCGCCACCGACACGGTCGAGCTGGACAAGTCGTTCACCGACGACCTCGACATCGACTCGATCTCCATGATGACGATCGTCGTCAACGCCGAGGAGAAGTTCGACGTGAAGATCCCCGACGAAGAGGTCAAGAACCTCAAGTCCGTCGGCGACGCCGTCGAGTTCATCGTCAAGGCTCAGGCCTGA
- a CDS encoding beta-ketoacyl-[acyl-carrier-protein] synthase family protein translates to MTKKIVITGVGATSPLGGTVAESWAALLAGESGARSLEHEWVSKYELPVTFAAEAKVRPEEVLERPVAKRLDPSSQFALISAMEAWADAGAPEVAPERLGVDFATGIGGVWTLLDAWDTLRERGPRRVMPMTVPMLMPNAAAAAVSMHFHARAFARTVASACASSTESLVSAYEHLQLGLADVIIAGGTESAIHPITVAAFSSMQALSRRNDDPATASRPYSVDRDGFVMGEGAASLVLETEEHARARGARIYAELAGGGVSADSYHITANDPEGRGASRAVQQALAAAGAVPDDVTHINAHATSTPVGDIAEFTALKTVFGDRITEIPVSATKASTGHLLGGTGALEAVFSILAIRDRIAPPTINLTTQDPEIPLRVSGEAQPLGDGAQLVVSNSFGFGGHNAVAAFRSV, encoded by the coding sequence ATGACCAAGAAGATCGTCATCACCGGCGTCGGCGCCACCTCGCCGCTCGGCGGTACCGTCGCCGAAAGCTGGGCCGCACTGCTCGCCGGCGAGTCCGGTGCCCGCAGCCTCGAGCACGAATGGGTGTCGAAGTACGAGCTGCCGGTCACCTTCGCCGCCGAGGCGAAGGTGCGCCCCGAAGAGGTGCTCGAGCGCCCCGTGGCCAAGCGCCTCGACCCGTCGAGCCAGTTCGCCCTGATCTCGGCGATGGAGGCCTGGGCGGATGCCGGGGCCCCCGAAGTGGCGCCGGAACGGCTCGGCGTCGACTTCGCGACCGGCATCGGCGGCGTGTGGACGCTGCTGGACGCCTGGGACACGCTGCGCGAGCGCGGGCCGCGCCGCGTCATGCCCATGACCGTGCCGATGCTCATGCCGAACGCGGCAGCGGCAGCGGTCTCCATGCACTTCCACGCCCGCGCCTTCGCACGGACCGTGGCCTCGGCGTGCGCCTCGAGCACCGAGTCGCTCGTCTCCGCCTACGAGCACCTGCAGCTGGGCCTCGCCGACGTCATCATCGCCGGGGGCACCGAGTCGGCGATCCACCCCATCACCGTCGCCGCGTTCTCCTCGATGCAGGCCCTCTCGCGCCGCAACGACGACCCGGCGACCGCATCGCGCCCCTACAGCGTCGACCGCGACGGCTTCGTCATGGGCGAAGGGGCGGCGAGCCTCGTGCTCGAGACCGAGGAGCACGCCCGCGCCCGCGGCGCCCGCATCTACGCGGAGCTCGCCGGCGGCGGCGTCAGCGCCGACTCGTACCACATCACCGCGAACGACCCCGAGGGCCGCGGCGCCTCGCGGGCGGTGCAGCAGGCCCTCGCGGCCGCCGGGGCGGTGCCCGACGACGTCACCCACATCAACGCGCATGCGACCAGCACCCCGGTCGGCGACATCGCCGAGTTCACGGCCCTGAAGACCGTGTTCGGCGACCGCATCACCGAGATCCCGGTGTCGGCGACGAAGGCCTCGACCGGGCACCTGCTCGGCGGCACCGGGGCGCTCGAGGCGGTGTTCTCGATCCTCGCGATCCGCGACCGCATCGCTCCCCCGACGATCAACCTGACGACGCAGGATCCCGAGATCCCGCTGCGCGTCTCGGGCGAGGCGCAGCCCCTCGGCGACGGCGCGCAGCTCGTCGTGTCGAACTCCTTCGGGTTCGGCGGGCACAACGCCGTCGCGGCGTTCCGCTCGGTCTGA
- a CDS encoding DUF3145 domain-containing protein, which yields MAERATRPMRAARGVLYVHSAPKALCPHVEWAVGTALGEAVNFDWTEQPVLRGAMRTEYTWEGATGTGARIASALHGWEQLRFEVSEDPSAAADGSRWSHTPQLGIFHAVIDSAGNTLVPEDRIRMAMEVGGADPLELHRELRLALGQAWDDELEPFRHASDFAPVVWLHRVG from the coding sequence ATGGCGGAGCGAGCCACGCGGCCCATGCGCGCCGCGCGGGGAGTGCTGTATGTGCACTCCGCGCCGAAGGCGCTGTGCCCGCACGTCGAATGGGCGGTCGGCACGGCGCTCGGTGAAGCGGTCAACTTCGACTGGACCGAGCAGCCGGTGCTGCGGGGCGCCATGCGCACCGAATACACCTGGGAGGGCGCGACGGGCACGGGCGCGCGCATCGCCTCGGCCCTGCACGGCTGGGAGCAGCTGCGGTTCGAGGTGAGCGAAGACCCGTCGGCCGCCGCCGACGGTTCCCGGTGGTCGCACACTCCGCAGCTCGGGATCTTCCACGCCGTCATCGACTCCGCCGGCAACACGCTCGTGCCCGAGGACCGCATCCGCATGGCGATGGAGGTCGGCGGTGCCGACCCCCTCGAACTGCACCGCGAACTCCGCCTCGCCCTCGGGCAGGCGTGGGACGACGAACTGGAGCCGTTCCGGCACGCGAGCGACTTCGCCCCCGTCGTCTGGCTGCACCGGGTCGGCTGA
- a CDS encoding PadR family transcriptional regulator, with protein MAVRDAMLVILSLGPAYGFQVHGELARRTGGRRAVNVGQSYATIERLARQGLVEAAGTTDDGLPLHRLTDAGRRAAERWLGGVDAVGADPWDETVDRVLLARSLPGRDAARVIAAERARWTERLDAGGARAPGPPAGGASPELQLATAGAVAVAERARAALRWLETMAAAEDDAPGGAELAPRSDRPRRGRPAAARAAGGSQPA; from the coding sequence GTGGCGGTACGAGATGCGATGCTCGTGATCCTCTCCCTCGGCCCGGCATACGGTTTCCAGGTGCACGGCGAACTCGCGCGGCGCACGGGCGGTCGGCGCGCCGTGAACGTCGGCCAGAGCTATGCGACGATCGAACGCCTCGCGAGGCAGGGCCTCGTGGAGGCCGCCGGCACGACCGATGACGGACTGCCCCTGCACCGCCTGACGGATGCGGGTCGCCGGGCAGCCGAGCGCTGGCTCGGCGGTGTGGATGCCGTAGGCGCCGACCCGTGGGACGAAACCGTCGACCGGGTGCTGCTCGCCCGTTCCCTGCCGGGGCGCGACGCGGCACGCGTCATCGCCGCCGAACGCGCCCGGTGGACGGAACGCCTGGATGCGGGCGGTGCCCGCGCTCCCGGGCCCCCGGCAGGCGGAGCGAGTCCCGAGCTGCAGTTGGCGACGGCGGGCGCCGTCGCCGTCGCCGAGCGCGCCCGCGCCGCATTGCGTTGGCTCGAGACGATGGCCGCCGCCGAAGACGACGCCCCGGGCGGCGCCGAGCTCGCGCCCCGGAGCGACCGGCCGAGGCGCGGCCGCCCTGCAGCGGCCCGCGCGGCCGGCGGGTCTCAGCCGGCCTGA
- a CDS encoding bifunctional 3'-5' exonuclease/DNA polymerase: protein MLRVDAGGAVDALPELDAGALPAAVAALEAAESPHWVWADARRWYPGLLGAGVRIGRAHDLRLCAAILAGSAAAELARRVHPPAPAWVSAPRGGAERVPAAAALFELDGEAPAERAPDEPATAARVFTEFGRQQAIVRDSAAPGALRLLLAAESVGGLIGVEMESAGLPWDPGLHERVLEEALGPRPAHGGKPERMAELAAEVRTALEQPGVNLDSQADLLRALQRAGIAVATTRRWELREHEHPAIEPLIAYKKLSRLLTANGWAWLAEWVQGGRFRPEYVPGGAATGRWATNGGGALQLPKQVRRALVADPGWRLVVADAAQLEPRVLSAIARDPAMAAAGRGRDFYAGLVDRGVVEHRDAAKVAILGALYGATSGESGRLVPRLARAYPRAMAHVDTAAREGERGGVVTTFLGRSSPSPSAGWRALQSAASQPGASAADERRARSSARDWGRFTRNFVVQGSAAEWALCWMGELRKRLMAMDAGAPSARADASGPAFAGVPHLVFFLHDEIIVHSPAELADEVAGHVRESAAEAGRLLFGDFPVEFPLDLAIVESYDQAG, encoded by the coding sequence ATGCTGCGTGTGGATGCCGGCGGGGCGGTCGACGCGCTGCCCGAGCTCGACGCGGGCGCGCTGCCGGCGGCCGTCGCCGCGCTCGAGGCGGCGGAGTCGCCGCACTGGGTGTGGGCGGATGCGCGCCGCTGGTACCCTGGACTGCTCGGCGCCGGCGTGCGCATCGGCCGCGCCCACGATCTGCGCTTGTGCGCGGCGATCCTCGCTGGGTCTGCTGCGGCCGAGCTCGCCCGCCGGGTGCATCCGCCCGCGCCGGCGTGGGTGTCGGCGCCTCGCGGCGGCGCCGAACGCGTACCGGCTGCGGCTGCGCTCTTCGAGCTCGACGGCGAAGCCCCGGCCGAGCGGGCACCCGACGAACCGGCGACCGCCGCACGGGTGTTCACCGAGTTCGGCCGGCAGCAGGCGATCGTGCGCGACTCGGCTGCGCCGGGAGCGCTCCGGCTCCTGCTCGCCGCGGAGTCGGTCGGCGGGCTCATCGGCGTCGAGATGGAGTCGGCCGGGCTGCCCTGGGATCCCGGATTGCACGAACGCGTCCTCGAAGAGGCCCTCGGTCCACGCCCGGCGCACGGCGGCAAACCCGAGCGCATGGCCGAGCTCGCCGCCGAAGTCCGCACGGCGCTCGAGCAGCCCGGTGTGAACCTCGATTCGCAGGCCGATCTGCTGCGGGCCCTGCAGCGAGCCGGCATCGCCGTGGCCACGACGAGGCGCTGGGAGCTGCGCGAGCACGAGCACCCGGCGATCGAACCCCTGATCGCCTACAAGAAGCTCTCACGCCTGCTCACGGCCAACGGCTGGGCGTGGCTGGCCGAATGGGTGCAGGGCGGCCGGTTCAGGCCCGAGTACGTGCCGGGCGGTGCGGCGACCGGCCGATGGGCGACGAACGGCGGCGGCGCCCTGCAGCTGCCCAAGCAGGTGCGGCGCGCCCTCGTCGCCGACCCCGGCTGGCGTCTCGTCGTCGCCGACGCCGCACAGCTCGAACCCCGGGTGCTCTCGGCGATCGCGCGCGACCCGGCGATGGCCGCCGCCGGTCGCGGACGGGACTTCTACGCCGGCCTCGTCGATCGCGGTGTGGTCGAGCACCGCGACGCCGCGAAGGTCGCGATCCTCGGTGCGCTCTACGGTGCGACGAGCGGTGAGAGCGGCCGGCTCGTGCCTCGGCTCGCCCGCGCCTACCCGCGGGCGATGGCGCATGTGGATACCGCGGCTCGCGAGGGCGAGCGCGGCGGGGTCGTGACGACCTTCCTCGGGCGGTCCTCGCCGTCTCCGTCGGCGGGTTGGCGGGCATTGCAGTCCGCGGCGAGCCAGCCGGGCGCATCCGCCGCCGACGAACGCCGGGCGCGCAGCTCGGCGCGCGACTGGGGGCGTTTCACCCGCAACTTCGTCGTGCAGGGCTCGGCGGCCGAATGGGCGCTGTGCTGGATGGGGGAGTTGCGCAAGCGCCTCATGGCGATGGATGCCGGGGCGCCGTCGGCCAGGGCGGATGCATCGGGTCCGGCATTCGCCGGCGTTCCGCATCTCGTGTTCTTCCTGCATGACGAGATCATCGTGCACTCGCCGGCGGAGCTCGCCGACGAGGTTGCCGGGCATGTGCGCGAATCCGCCGCCGAGGCGGGGCGACTGCTGTTCGGCGACTTCCCGGTCGAGTTCCCGCTCGATCTCGCGATCGTCGAAAGCTACGATCAGGCCGGCTGA
- a CDS encoding MFS transporter: protein MSTVSYGGREVEAARVQRRTLTVVVASQVLGGAGLAAGITVGALLAQEMLGSDGLAGLPTALFTLGAALTAFLVGRTTQRFGRRTGLAAGFLAGAAGAAGVVMAAVTGSIPLLFVALFVYGAGSATNLQARYAGTDLARPERRGLAASTAMVSTTLGAVAGPNLVEPLGEFATGLGIPALAGPFLLAGTAFLAAGLVLVVFLRPDPFLLARRLEAERAADAAARETRDETSETSTSDDAAVDAATPAPGPKPAPRTGSGAYVGATVMVLTQIAMVAIMTMTPVHMRAHHHGLGEVGLVIGIHIGAMYLPSLLTGWLVDRIGRTPMAVASGLTLLAAGLTAAFAPGDSLAGLIIALALLGLGWNFGLIAGTALVVDATEPAGRAKVQGTIDVLVSLAGAGGGAMSGVVVAGSSFAVLGLSGGILSLLLIPVLFWARRGRPGAGRDEIGTQEEQRT, encoded by the coding sequence ATGTCTACTGTGTCTTACGGGGGCCGCGAGGTCGAGGCCGCGCGGGTGCAGCGTCGCACGCTGACGGTCGTCGTGGCGAGCCAGGTGCTCGGCGGGGCGGGGCTGGCCGCGGGCATCACGGTGGGGGCGCTGCTCGCGCAGGAGATGCTCGGCTCGGACGGGCTGGCGGGGCTGCCGACGGCGCTGTTCACGCTGGGTGCGGCGCTCACGGCATTCCTCGTGGGGCGTACTACCCAGCGCTTCGGGCGACGCACCGGCCTCGCGGCGGGCTTCCTGGCGGGCGCCGCGGGCGCGGCCGGCGTCGTCATGGCGGCGGTGACCGGCAGCATCCCGTTGCTGTTCGTCGCGCTCTTCGTCTACGGGGCGGGCTCGGCAACGAACCTGCAGGCCCGGTATGCCGGCACCGACCTCGCCCGCCCGGAGCGCCGCGGGCTCGCGGCGAGCACCGCGATGGTCTCGACGACGCTCGGCGCGGTCGCCGGCCCGAATCTCGTCGAGCCGCTCGGCGAGTTCGCGACGGGTCTCGGCATTCCCGCCCTCGCCGGCCCGTTCCTCCTCGCCGGCACCGCGTTCCTCGCCGCCGGGCTCGTGCTTGTCGTCTTCCTCCGCCCCGACCCGTTCCTGCTCGCGCGCCGTCTCGAGGCCGAGCGCGCGGCGGACGCGGCCGCACGCGAAACGCGGGACGAGACGAGCGAGACGAGCACGTCCGATGACGCCGCGGTGGATGCCGCGACCCCGGCTCCCGGCCCGAAACCCGCCCCGCGCACCGGCAGCGGTGCCTACGTCGGAGCGACGGTGATGGTGCTCACCCAGATCGCAATGGTCGCGATCATGACGATGACCCCCGTGCACATGCGCGCCCATCACCACGGGCTCGGCGAGGTCGGTCTCGTCATCGGCATCCACATCGGCGCCATGTACCTGCCGTCGCTGCTCACCGGCTGGCTCGTCGACCGCATCGGCCGCACGCCCATGGCCGTCGCCTCGGGCCTCACCCTGCTGGCGGCCGGTCTCACGGCGGCCTTCGCGCCGGGCGATTCGCTCGCGGGCCTCATCATCGCCCTCGCCCTGCTCGGCCTCGGCTGGAACTTCGGCCTCATCGCCGGCACCGCCCTCGTCGTCGACGCGACCGAGCCGGCCGGCCGGGCCAAGGTGCAGGGCACCATCGACGTCCTCGTCTCGCTCGCCGGCGCCGGCGGTGGCGCCATGTCGGGCGTCGTCGTCGCCGGATCCAGCTTCGCCGTGCTCGGCCTGTCGGGCGGGATCCTCTCGCTCCTGCTCATCCCGGTGCTGTTCTGGGCGCGCCGCGGCCGGCCGGGCGCGGGCCGGGACGAGATCGGAACCCAGGAGGAGCAGCGGACATGA
- a CDS encoding ISL3 family transposase translates to MLHLTSGRVDARPAADPCDRCDLLLGLDGVHVEHVDRRDGLLTVTVSSPPGPAGCPSCGVIATGRGRRRRVLRDVPGADRVRLVWRQRVFRCEDTDCGRKTFMEQLPSLVAPRGSITARAVVWAIGQLRREHATVQGLARQLDTSWKTLWRAVEPELEQLAADESRFDGVSTLGVDEHIWHHVDPRMRGPKELTGMVDLTRDEHGKTHARLLDLVPGRSGRVYKAWLDQRGEDFRRNVKVAALDPFAGYKAAIDDKLHDAIAVLDAFHVVKLATAAVDEVRRRVQQDTLGHRGRKGDPLYGIQTILRAGAEHLTDKQRARLVAAINADPAHEEVFIAWQCAQQLRAAYHAKDLAQGRRIAVTVVDTFHTCPIPEIARLGRTLRRWRDAFLAYFTTGRSSNGGTEAVNGIIELHRRLARGFRNRHNYRLRMLLAAGGLTP, encoded by the coding sequence GTGCTTCACCTTACTTCGGGGCGCGTTGACGCGCGTCCGGCTGCTGATCCCTGTGACCGTTGTGACCTGCTGCTGGGCCTGGACGGGGTCCACGTCGAGCATGTCGATCGCCGTGACGGCCTGCTGACGGTCACGGTCTCCAGCCCGCCGGGACCTGCCGGGTGCCCATCGTGCGGGGTGATCGCGACCGGTCGTGGCCGCCGACGCCGGGTGCTGCGGGACGTGCCTGGCGCTGACCGGGTGCGCCTGGTATGGCGGCAACGCGTCTTCCGCTGCGAGGACACCGACTGCGGCCGGAAGACGTTCATGGAACAGCTCCCGTCGTTGGTCGCCCCACGCGGATCGATCACGGCCCGTGCCGTGGTCTGGGCGATCGGGCAGTTGCGTCGCGAACACGCCACCGTCCAAGGCTTGGCTCGTCAGCTCGACACGTCGTGGAAGACGCTCTGGCGGGCCGTCGAACCCGAACTCGAGCAGCTTGCCGCCGACGAGTCCCGGTTCGACGGGGTCAGCACCCTCGGTGTCGATGAACACATCTGGCACCACGTCGATCCCCGCATGCGCGGCCCGAAGGAGTTGACCGGGATGGTCGACCTGACCCGCGACGAGCACGGCAAGACGCACGCCAGGCTGCTGGACCTCGTGCCCGGCCGTTCCGGGCGCGTCTACAAGGCCTGGCTGGACCAACGCGGCGAGGACTTCCGTCGGAACGTGAAAGTGGCCGCCTTGGATCCCTTCGCCGGCTACAAGGCCGCCATCGACGACAAGCTCCACGACGCGATCGCCGTGCTGGACGCGTTCCACGTTGTGAAGCTCGCTACCGCCGCCGTCGACGAGGTCCGCCGCCGGGTCCAACAGGACACCCTCGGCCATCGCGGCCGGAAGGGCGACCCGCTCTACGGGATCCAGACCATCCTCCGCGCCGGGGCCGAGCACCTCACCGACAAGCAACGAGCACGTCTGGTCGCCGCGATCAACGCCGACCCCGCCCACGAGGAAGTCTTCATCGCCTGGCAGTGTGCACAGCAACTCCGCGCCGCCTACCACGCGAAGGATCTGGCCCAAGGACGACGGATCGCCGTCACCGTCGTCGACACGTTCCACACCTGCCCGATCCCCGAGATCGCCCGCTTGGGCCGCACCCTGAGACGGTGGCGCGACGCGTTCCTGGCCTACTTCACCACCGGCCGCTCATCCAACGGCGGCACCGAGGCCGTGAACGGCATCATCGAACTCCACCGCCGCCTCGCCAGAGGCTTCCGCAACCGCCACAACTACCGCCTCCGCATGCTCCTCGCCGCCGGCGGCCTCACCCCATGA